A segment of the Bacteroidia bacterium genome:
TTGGTCCGGCCGAAATAAGCACTCTTTTCCCTTTTAATAGTTGGGTTCGGTTAAAATGTTGTTGAAGCGAAATAAGAATATGTTCCGGTTCAGCCATGCGCCCCTCTCCGCTAAGACCCGATGCCAGTTCACCCGATTCGGCCGGAATAAGAATAGTTCCTCGTTCCTGCAAGGTTTGTATATTGGCTTGGGTAGAAGGGTGTTTATACATATCTAAATCCATGGCCGGGGCAAATAAAACCGGACAACGTGCCGAAAGAAAACAGGCAAGCAACAGGTTGTCGCAAATTCCATAAGCCATTTTGGTAATGGTGTTGGCTGTGGCAGGAGCAATGACCATGGCATCGGCCCAAAGACCAAGCTCTACATGGTTGTTCCAACTTCCGTCGGTAGAAGAATAAAATTCGCTTAATGCCGGATTTTTGCTTAAAGTGGCCAGGGTTAATGGCGAAATAAAGCTTTGTGCAGCCGGGGTCATTACCACCTTAACTTCTGCACCGTTTTTAACCAACAAACGAACCAGCACAGCCGATTTATAAGCAGCTATGCCTCCACAAACGCCAACTAGTATTTTTTTGCCTTTCAACATGGCAGCACCCATTAACAAGAAAAGCCCGCGCTTATTGTGCAGGCTTAAATTCCATTACTGAAGCAAGGATTAAATTCCTTCTTCTTTGGCCGGATTACGGGAATAAATTTCGCCATCCAAAAACTCCTGAATAGCCATCAAGGTTGGTTTTGGCATACGCTCATACTGCTTTGAAATTTCAATTTGCTCCCTGTTTTCGTACATCTCTTCCAAATTGTCTGTCGCAGTTTGAAATTCTTCCAATTTAGAGCTTAACT
Coding sequences within it:
- a CDS encoding DNA-directed RNA polymerase subunit omega; the protein is MSEKKNKAASSTITRDVRQFDKDNGNIYESLAIIAKRANQISVDMKEELSSKLEEFQTATDNLEEMYENREQIEISKQYERMPKPTLMAIQEFLDGEIYSRNPAKEEGI